AAAATGAACCTTGAATCCagctaaattttaaaacataaagtAAGATTTGGTCACTGAGCAAAAAGAATTCCAGACAATTGAAACAGCTACTGGGAATCTCTTAATCTGGAAATTATAATTAGAGAAGAATGGCATTTCTTTCTTACAATTACAAAAGCTAATGTTGTTAATTCTAGGAACTGGCAATAAACATTCAACTAACACTCACAGGCAGTTCATTAAATCTTTGgtgatataaatatatttagcaCTTACATGGTCATTGCCAAGGTTTATCCTATTTTAGTGAGGGCAAGAGTGCAGGATGAtggtttacatttttaattattcattgcATTCAGCTGATGTCCTCACATTCAGACCTGATCACCATACAAACATACACTGGTATGTGTCAAACTTACTCTTATTCCTATTTTGATATTCTTAGCAACttaaaaccagaacaaattCACTGAAGTGCATATATACACTATGTTTGAATGTGTTTTAACAGAGTACTTCATTTTGACCGACTGCAATGTGTCACATAAAGCAACAAGggttaaaataagaaataattttagtcAGCAGTGAAGTAAAAATAAGAGTAATGTCATATTCTTGTAAATTTTCAGAGCCTATTTACTCAAATAAAGAAGATCATTTTATAAACCCAGTGCAATTCCATGTCCCTTTCCCACACTCTCCACAATGCctgttttattgcatttataGCGGATTTTTTgaataacaatttaaaaaacccacaacatgCTTCTGTCTCTACATTTCAATGTACACTTCATTTCGCTTGCATTTAGTTACACCTTGTGTAGACATTCAGCGAGGCAAAAATTCTGAGTTGGCACAGTGACCTGTTTTACTCTTAGCAGCTGCTAAACTTTATTTCTCAAGTACCATTTACCATACAAACTATACTTTTCGCCCATTGTTAAAATTGTACAACATCATCTTGACTTCCAGAAAATAACAGGAGCTCCACTACTGCATAgctaaaaaaaatatacaggGACAATTacaagcaaaattaaaacatatattttgtaaaataataaacataagCCCTCAAAAATAAGGCATTGTTTTGCCTATAAAGAGAGATTCCTAACCCATTTCCAGGGTCCACTCATGCAGATGAATACCCAAATGACTGCAAAGACTGTTCACACTACACTGTTAACCTGGAACATGATTATCACAGCCAAATAGCCACCtaatacatgaaaaaaagccTTGCCCTCAAAGTTGCTCCACTCCTCCCATGACGCTACCAGTCATCTTCTTTACTCATTTGACCATTCTCCACAGCTTTGCAAGCCACTTCCTAAGAGATGCCATGTTCTGGAGCTCCTTTGTGATTCTTTGATTGTTTTCTGAAATCATTCCTCCCGTTTGCTGGTTAAGGTGGACATGTCTTTGTGCTGTGAGGTAGAGAAATACATAGAAGTAGAGTTCACAAGTTTTAAGGAAGTGGAAAGAAGCCGGAGTTAAGCTCTGAAAGACCAGCACCCTCTGAAGTGCATGGCTTGCTTTTCCTCAATCTCCAAATGCAAACCCAGATCTGTtgcaaaaaatcaaaatcttgtAGATTTATATTGCTGTCTGACCTGAATACACTCAGAGCTACACAGCAAGTCTAGGGGATTTACTCTCAGGTTGTGTACAGGTCTGGCTTAAAAAATGTAGGTGGGGGCAGACTTCAGAGACAGATCcttggagagaggaaaaatgttaGAGTCTGAGGGCTGTTTTTTAGAACCCTTCTATAAAACAGTCAGCCTGTTCCAGTCATCCTGATGTTAACAGTAAGAGTCCAAAGCAAAGTTCTGAAGGACATTGAACCTTTCCCTCCTCTTGCCACCCCTCATCACATCTGATCATACAGCTTTTGCCATCTTCTTGTACGACAGGGACCAAGGTTTTAGGTCTTTTCAGCCCCGCAAAGACGTATATAAAAGCAGTCACACACTGGCTAAGAAGACAGGCATATCCTGAAGGAGGGAGTAACACTtagggctgcagctccacctTTAGATAGAAATCGGCATCGGAAACACCAACGGCGGGAAAAGCACCCGTAGCAGCTGGACAGCTGGAATATACCCACAGCAAAGGTAGGATATCTGCGGCAGTGGGATGCACGATGCTGGACAGTCCCTCAAGCAGTTctcagtgccagctgctggcatGGCTGTCTGGGCACCCCTGGACCAGGGCTGCCCCTCGTGCACtccagcagctttccagtaACATCATTTCCAGTCTCAGAAGAATACTCAGACGGTGTAATGTCAAGAGACACCTCTCTTGCTCTCCTAGACCCTCTACTCTTTTCTGGTCACATTTAGGTGCCTTGGTGTGTACATCACCCAGAAAACTGGCCAGCCTTGCCTCAGAtgtccctgctgcctcagagagTGATGTCTGTCCATGCTGCCACCATTCCCTGCAGAAGTTGTCCAGAGGCTCCAGTGGGgacctgctgccctgcaggacaCATGGCCAGGCCAGGAGGCACCttcccagcaccttcccctcTGAAGGACTTGAGGTGCTCATTGCACACCTAACACAGGCTCCAGAGGAACGGAGCCTGGAGGAGGATGCTCAAGTGGAAATGGTGAATCTGAAGGAAGAATATTCCCAGTGGGATGTACTCTGATATGTAGGAAAGAAGAGAGCTGGAGGGGACTAGGGGCAGGAGCGGGGGGATCTCAGCGAGGGGTGGTGATGCCCAGCAGGTGGGCAGGGACGCGGGCAGCCAGCAGGCAGGCCAGCACAATGCCGACGAGCTGCAGCAGcgccagccccagggcagcggTGGCAACACAGAGCATGTTGCTGCCGACGAAGGCGGACACCGTGCCGAAGCAGCCGTCGCGGTGCAGCCCGCGCGGGTCGGGCGGGCCGCGCTGGCAGCCGCGGCGGGCCcggcagcagctgaggggcaCCGAGCCgttctgctgcagcccccagggcgAGGCCAGCCAGTCGCGGTAGCTCTCCACACCGCAGCAGGACAAGGCGCGCTGCAGCGCGTCCAGGGCGTCCGCCACGCCGTCGTCGTCCCCGTAGGCCAGCAGCGCCTGGCGCAGCCCCTGCTGGAAGCCCCGCGCCAGCGACCGGCGGTACAGCAGCGCCGAGAGCCCGGCCGCCAGCCCCGCCGCCAGCACGGCCGCCAGGAAGGCGCTGTAGGCGCGCAGGAGTCCCCGGTGCTCCGTAGCGGCGCCGAAGCATCCCAGGAAGCCCCAGATGATGACAGCGACGCCGGTGGCCAAGAGGATGGCGGGGGCGCTGGGGTAGCCGCTGGCCGACAGCGCCAAGTAACTGCCCAGAGACACCTTGGCCCAGAGGCCGATGATGAGCATGGTCAGCCCCGCTGCCCAGAAGACGAAGCTGAAGGCCATGAGGGACAGCTTGAGCAGGGTCATGGTGCCCTCGGGCCCTGCTGTCGTGGGGAGGGCGGTGGCGCTCACGGTGAGGGCCTCCCGGTGCCGCCGGGCGGTGCGGAGCACGGGCCCTTCGGCGCTGCTCgaggcgcggccccgccggctcCCCGGCCGCCGTCCGTGCCGCCCGGTGCCAGTGCCGCCGCTCCTCCGCCCCGTCCCCTTTTGAgggcgcggccggggcgggccggcGGCGCTGGGCCGCGctgcggggcgcggcgggggggTCGGGCCGCCCGGGGCGAGCAGCTGCCCCGCGCTCCCCGGGCTCCGCTCTCGCCTCCCCGGGAGAAGTAAACGGGTGCGGGTGGCAGCTGCCCCCGCCCTCGGCCGAAAACATTCTGTGCGTCAAACAGTGCGTTAAACTTTAATGGCATGTGCTGCAACCCAGGCTTACCCTGGGCAAGGGACTAAACTTTTATAAGCACTACTTAGCACACAGATAACCCACAGGAGGCATAACAAGAGGTTTtggctttatttcttttactgcaTCAAGCTGTACTATTAGGACCCTTTGTAGAAATAAGCATAAATCTGTACCTGAATATTAACTAACTACACGTTCAGTCAGTCACTCAGTTTAgattttcccagctggaaactATTTTCAGTGTGGCCTGGCCCTCTTAAATATTCATTTGATTTAGCCTGTGATAACACTGAGCCGCTGAGAAGACATTAAACCACGGCAAGGTACTGTTATGTAACTAGCAGCCCAGTAAGCTACAAGAAGAGATTCCATCATCAATGTTGTCTCATTGCAAAAGAGCATAAGGTAAGCTAATCCTACAAgtccagttaaaaaaaatttagtagGAAACTGTAAATGAAACAGTGTCTCAGAGGTAGAATTAGCATCTCCAGGGGTTTAGTTTCTATGTGCAAGAGTCACACTGAAAAAACAAGGCCGGAGTACCCTGTGGTTCACATCTTTATCAAACCCTTTTGGGACTGAATGCTGAGGTTTACTTGTGTTTCAGTGGTAacattttcttgatttctttctgttacagatttagggagggaaaggaggtgCTTTATGTGTCAAATTTTAATGCACAGGTTTAATGTGCAACCAGAAACTCATAGTTGTCAAACCATTAATATAGCACAATCATAACTGAAAAATCACTTGTTCTTTATTAGAGGCCTTGAATTCTGTCCATTCTCATAATCCATGCTCCTGGAACTGTTTGGGTAAGTAGAGGAGGTAGGATTGGACTCCTTGAGTGTATGTGAAGTCATAAATGATGAAACAGCTTCAgtgtctgaaaaataaacttacTAGAATAACTTGATTTTTCAGACATTGGCAAAATCATAAATTATGCTTACATCTTAGTAAGAAAATGGTTAAAGGATCTCATGAAatcaaacaagcaaataaatttttattgtCTTACATGTGACATGTAGACTGACAATCCAGTGAGAAGTGATGTTCCATTCCATGTTATTTTGGAGAGCAAAGTGTTGTGGAAATACCATAAGAAGGGAGGACTCAGATGTGCTTAACCCCCTAACAGCAGCAATACCGATTATCAAAGAGTGGTTACAAACTTGGTGGGAAATACACTGAGATTGACCCTGGAAAATGCAAACTAATATATCCTAGAGAAAACTGGTGCTTAGTGACAGCAAGAAGCTGCCTGCTAAACTGCATCTGAAGGCCATGTGGGTGATACCTAATTAGGCAGTTCTCTGCAATACTATTTGGCAAGGAAAAGCCGTCTGCTTGAAGCAtgaattttcctgtttctttgctcttctggCTTGATAATATCTTAAGTGTTACATCTTCTTCCTGGCAGATGCATAGTGATTTTGATTTAAAGTGATCATCTCAACTTCctgtgaagttttttttttgttggagtTTACGCTTGAAATTCCGAAGTGACTATTTGCCATCACTCTGTAACAGAGGGGAAGAACAATGCAGGGATTCTTCATGGCTTTTCAAGGAAACTGAGCCTTTTTGTGGTTCTTAGTTCATGACTACTTAAGGTACCTCTGGCTAGAAGAATGAGCAGCAGTACAGGAGCtctaccacaaaaaaaaaaaaaatgggtagCAAGAGTGTAGTATtgtgcatttatattttgtaatactttgtAATCGCATGATTTTATATTCCCTTATTGTTCCCAAACGTTTTTCCCAGAGTGTGCCTCTTCCCTTTTGCCTATCTaggcatttccttttgctgagatcatccccaaacccccctcccTGGTTTCCTTGTCAATCACTTGCTATCCCATCCCCTATATCCAGAATTTTCGGACAAAGTCATCAGGTGATTTGCTAGGGACCAAAGGTCAGCCCCCCAACTACTGTCCTATACGTTATCTCAAATGTCCATTCCCCATGGCCTGATGCCTGGGGGATCTTTATTGGTCAAGCAATGTATATACCTTCCGTTCCCTCCCATCTTTAAATGTAGCCTCCGCATTTCCCTCGGGCCTCTGAGCTAGAGGCACCCCCCCCCCGGAGGCAACCAGGGTCCCTCTGGGGCTCTGAATAAACCTTGGTTTGGCCTCCTGCTGAGAGTCGCCCTTTTATCTTCTACTGCTGTCTCCAGAAttctctctgctgcaaaggcaaacAGCCTaacagccaccagcacccccggGCACGAGAGAGTGTCCCCCCGCTGTCTGTCTGTTTTGGGGGTTGCCCCCCCGCTGTGTGCCAGCTGGGGCCAGCTGGGGTTTGCTGAGAAGGCTCCCAGATAGAGATGGAGACACAAGAGTAGCTTTAAAAAGTATTGGTTTAATGTTCTCAAGTGTATTTTCCTTAGACATCTGAATGAGATTTTCATGTCATGATTTACAGAGAGGTACTATAGCTGCTAAAGTACCTGCCTATTTACCTTGGGGAAAACTAGAAGTCCTAGGATGCCAGCATAGTGTTCTGCTGGTGTTATACTAGTGTACCTTTTATGTTATAACTATTTGTTATTGGTAGTTTATTGTCTGGCAATATGCTTAAGAGCTTCTCCCATAGACAAGATGCCTACTGGGCGGGGTCCCtgtaaatacaaaacaaaagcGTCTCCTATAGTAAAGTCTGGTATTGTAATGCTTCGTCATGTTGAGTGATTTCTTATACCATAAATTCAGGTCCATTGAGTTCAATAGAACTGTTAATAGGAAAAGCAGTGTTTCAGTGTAAGATAAGTTATCTAATTACGACTGAAATCACTTTTATGTAAAACTGAAagttatctttattttaaattgaatcAGATGAAACAGAAGTCGTGGTTTTACAGACTCTCAGGGCTGTGCAGCATGGAAGTGATGCAAGTCCAGGTAGAATGGGAAAAGATGAACTTGGGGAAAGAGAATTTCCCCTTGATCTTTCCATTCATTCTGGAAGGAAATGTGTCAACATTTCATAACAGAACTCACTTCCAGTTGCAGGGACCTTCAGGGAAAATCAATAGATATGAAACACCACGTATTACTTGCCCCATCATAAACCCTTGGTCCAAGAGGAAATATTGGATAAGGTGCTTCTGCTCATCAGCAGACTCAGAGAtgcagcctgggcagagcagagaggcatCCAGGTGGGGTTCCTAAAGGCTTGCATAGCTGAGCAGATGTCTCCACCTGCAGCAACTATGATCCTAAGGAAGAACTCAACCTACTGATCCTTGGAATGTACTAATGTATTTCAGCAACTCTCCTAGCacaagtgttttttttttttcacagcaggtTTATTTTAGGAACTCAGGTGTATAATCTTTGCTATATATCAGTTACTTTGCTATTAATAGCAATGATCAGAGATGCTTTGAATTATTGATTTACTTCTAATGTGTTTTTTAACCTTAAAATAAAGCCCAAAATCTAATTTTAGCTGTACCTTCCCTGTAACTAGAGGAAAATATGATCCATGCCTTGAGCAAGTATCTCAAGAAAAAATTCAATGCACTTTCCACTTACcccacagaaaattattatatGCTGGACATCAGATACATTTCAACACTAGTATGTCCAAATAGCATGCAGGCTAGGTTGGTGGTAACATGCCAAAATACCACAtccaaggaattaaaaaaaaagtagatctTTAAACTTTTCAGGGAGCAATGGGAGAACAAGATAAGATTAAACATTGGCAAATTTTACAcctaatttgaaaatatttgaacatATTTCTACTAATTGTCTGTTTTCACTTGTTGTATTAGGAGCTGAGGGTATTAAGCATTTCACATATGTGCATAGTGACAGCAGTTCAGTGTACTTGGCAAGTCATCATTCACCTAACACCTACACTTATCAATACAGATTTCCATACTTGAGATTTACAAGACCTGCAGCAACAAAAATTTCTTCCACTTCTCATTTGGTTGGTATAATTCTGTTTCACCTTTGCTGGGTTTGAAAGTTAATGACCTTATTTCTTTATAGCCCCTTTTCCTGTCTTATCTTAAACAAATGCCATTATACTAGTTGTGGAGTAGCCAATCCAAAACAGAGTAAATTAGGATAAATTAGGGAGTCACATTGCATAGCACAACCACTTCTCTGTTTAATTTTATCACAACAGTGGAGGCTTCCAGTTCACAAATGCTGATGCAAAGGAGGAGAATGTTCCTCTCTGGATGCATAAAAGAGACCCCAATACaccatgtattttattttgttatgtaATCAATGGACAGTATATATCACTTTTTAGTGATATTGTAAGTGTAGCTTTATGGAATGAACAAAAGATAATGCAAACAACCCGATGTATAGAGGTGATCTATATGTTGCCTGTAATGTGCttttatcaaaaaataaaaatacctatCAGTAGTGCCTTGCTTCTTACTGGTGCTTGGCACAGGGTTAGTAGGGAAAAGGAATATTTGGTTACAAGCAAGGTTCATGCTTTCTGTGCCCCTGGGTGAGGAATTGGGAAGGAAGTGCCATGGATAATGGCACTACTGAAGCATTTAGCAGAAAACAGGTCCAGTGCAACGGCAGGTATTCCACATGTACCTGCTGACTCCTACCTGCACACGGATCCTCTTCGTCTCTGCAGTACTTCTGTGTTTGGGCAGACCTTGCCATCACAGGGGAGGACAAGGTGACCACACACACTGTGTGTGGGCTGGTGAAAGAGCACCACTCTCATGCTGGGGTCACTCAAACCCGTGTCCTTGCTGAGGTGAATGgttacagcttttctgtaaCGCAACAACAGCACAACAGCAGAGGTTTTTCCAAGCCTTGGGGCCTGGATCCATGTTCTTTTACAGCTTCCTTGAACTGCTCACATGAAGTGTGCTGTCCTCAAGCAAGCATTGCTCTTGCCTGCTGTAAAGGTCAGGAAAGGCTTATTGAAAGGAAACAGCCTGCGTGCAAACAACACCCCACACTGGCATCATTGCTTTAATCAGGACAACCATTTGTCAGTCTGCCTGTCCTCTCTGATACTCAGATATGAAGGATCTTGTTTTGCTCTCTTATGATGATAAAATCTTAAGTATTCTTACTATagttttgtattaaaaatgccTGTTACGTTGTTCATTCTATAGCTTGTCTGTAGACAGTAAAGCATTAATCAGCATGGTAGAAACATGAGAACTACAAGAAGTTTTCTTACAGTTTCCCATAGGAAGAATTGCTGAAAacattcttcttttatttttgtgagacATTTTTCATGTACTTTTAAAGTTACTCATCTTCATGGGATCATGAGGGGAAAGTCCTGCTTAACTaacttaattttcctttatgaCAAATTCACCCATCTAGTTGACCAAGAGAAGACAGTAGATGGGGGATTCTTTTTATCTTGGCAAAGCTCTCACAGTCTCTCACAGtatccttctggacaaaatgcCCAGCACACATAGCTGGATGTGTCCATAATACATAAACAGTATGATTTTATACTGTTGtagtttgggtttcttttctcaAGAAAAGCAGCCAGTTTAAGCAGTAACCTGTCTGGGAGCTATTTAGGTTTTCAGATGGAGAAATTTTGTTGCAGGGCACAGGTAGCCCTTAAGCAAGTGGCTTGGGAAGTTATTGCTGTTAATTCCTATATTCTCACCAGAGATGGAGGGACAGATTACAAGAGTGCTTCTAGGCAACTCTCATGCCAGGTAGGATGGATTTGCATAAATCCTCTCAAGTTCACTAGGGGCACTAAACTCTGATTGAAGGGTGATAACTCTTTAAACTGCTCTACCAGGACCACAAGGGCAGGTGAGTGGAAGCTGTTCATTATGACCATGTGTCACATCACATGCCACAGCACATGCCACAGTCGTGACAGCCACGGTACACAGAGTATCACCATGCAATTCCAGAAGACTTTAAGCATTtgcccatacagagtaacaccacACCTCATCAGACGGCTTCAGGCATCTGCCCATAGAGACTAACATCATATCACACCAGAAGGCTTCAAGTGGCTGCTCTCCTTGTCctttagcccaaccttttataGTCTTCTGTTCCTGCATTGCACCTCTGTgtccctttggtggttggtcagtgcccctggCCACGCCATGGCTCATTGCTTTCAGTGCTGTTCACCTGCCTTTCACAGCTGTAGTGCTTCAGGGATGAGGCTCTGCCGCAGCCACGCTCCCAgttaccacaaactgtgtgcctcCAACCATGAGGTAATTTTATTCTTGATTCTTCTTCCTAATAGAGTCCTTTTCAAACTTGTCTGTGTTTAACCAGTAAGTTCTCCACCTTCTCAGAAATCTTGAGGAtgtctccttccttctcttcactCTTGTCTTTAGGTGTACGCCCCAGGattttttgcagaaaatttgAACACACTTCATTTCTTGGAAATTCCACCTCTTCGTTTCAAGGTCCATTAGAGGACACAGGCATGGGAATTGACATTCTGACTCAAATCCATGGGAGGCAATTGAATATTCTGATATGTAGTAGGTATAATTTTGGATTTTAGGTTCTGATTCTGCATTGTGCAACTACTCCCTTCTAATGAAACATGTACACGAACACAAT
The Motacilla alba alba isolate MOTALB_02 chromosome 1A, Motacilla_alba_V1.0_pri, whole genome shotgun sequence genome window above contains:
- the LOC119708767 gene encoding tetraspanin-7-like, with translation MTLLKLSLMAFSFVFWAAGLTMLIIGLWAKVSLGSYLALSASGYPSAPAILLATGVAVIIWGFLGCFGAATEHRGLLRAYSAFLAAVLAAGLAAGLSALLYRRSLARGFQQGLRQALLAYGDDDGVADALDALQRALSCCGVESYRDWLASPWGLQQNGSVPLSCCRARRGCQRGPPDPRGLHRDGCFGTVSAFVGSNMLCVATAALGLALLQLVGIVLACLLAARVPAHLLGITTPR